The stretch of DNA GGTCAGGCTAATCTTGCTCCTAAATATGATAAAGATATAGATATCTATAAATCACTTATTTCTAATTTAGATGAAGCGGTAGCTTTGATAAATGCGAATGATGCTGATGCTGCTAATCCAGGAGCTAAGGATATTATTTTTGCAGGAGATATGAGTAAGTGGAAAGCTTTTGCATATACTGTTAAACTTAGATTTTTATTAAGAATGTCTAAAGTTACGGGCGAGCTTGCTACATACCGTGATGCTCAATTGGCTTCATTAAGTATGGCTACAAGTAGCGGAGCAGAATTGTTAACTGTAGATGTTATTGAAAACCCGGGATACTCAACAGCAAATAACGATAAATTAAATCCGGTGGCCTTTAATTATTTTTATAATTCAACGCCTACAGAAGTAACTAATCATATTGTGTTGACTTCTTCCGAGCATTTAGCAATTGCTTTAAATGGGAATGTTGAAAACAGTAGTGTTGCAGAATATCAGAAGTTTAATGGGGTTACCGATCCTCGCGGACCTAGATTATTTACGCGAGTAAATTATAATGGAAGCTTGAGAGTTAAAGGGGTGAGACAGGGTGCTACTTCTGGACAACCGGGTGCTCCAACAGATAATCAGAGTGTGTCTAAATTATTTGGTGGTATTTTTGGCGCTACTTCGGGCAGTGCAGGTGCTACTCTTACAGCTGCAAATGCTAAAGGCGGAGTAGTGATGTCGCTTGCAGAAACCAAACTTTTGTTGGCTGAAGCCTCTTTAAAATATCCATCTTTATTTACAGGTGGGCAGGCAAGCTTTAATGCTGCTATTACGGCTTCTTGTGCATGGATGAATATTCCTCAAACTTCAGCGAATCCTGCGGCACTTACTATAGATAGGTATATTAGTGAGATATCGGGAAAAGCTGGTCTAGGATGGACTGGAACTGATATGCAAAAAATGGAAGCTATTATGACTCAAAAATGGCTTGCTCTTACTAATGTAAATCCTACAGAAATGTATATTGAATATAATAGGACAAACTTACCTTACAATCCTGTAGCTGTAAACGCGGTAAAACCAAGAAGGCCATATAGATTGGTTTATCCTAATTCTGAATTCGCAACAAACTCTGCCAATGTACCAAATATTGCAAGTGATGTTGTGTTTACTAAAAATCAATACACTCCATTCTGGAATCAAAATTAATTCTGGAATACTTTTTTAATATATTTTAAAACCACCTTTTTTGGTGGTTTTTTTTATTTTATATTTTTAGATTTTTTTTACAATTTATCCTTATTTTAAGAAAATTTGCGGTAAAAAAAACATTATGCATGACATTGTATTTATCACTCATAATGTTAAAATGTGTTAATTAAAATGTTTTAGTTTGGTTCTTTTTATTTAGTTTATTTTTGTAAAGTGTTGTTGTTCAGTGTTTAAATTTGCTTCGTTGTTAATGAATTTCACTATATATTGAAATAGTATGCTGGTTTTGTAGACTGATCTTTTTTATGCATATATTTCAGGTTATTATTCTTGTATTTTTGTTAAAAATTAAATTTTTAACGTAAATTATTGATTTTATATTATTTTTTATTATCAACTTTTGAACAATTGTTAATTTTTTGTTATTTTCTTTTGTGTTGTTAAGAAAGTTTTACAAATTTGTAGAGCTAAAATTAATTTGATATGAAGAAACTAACAGCAAGTGTTCTTATACTTGTGCTGTCCTCGTCTTTGGCTGTCGCAAATGCACAGCAAAAGAAGAGCGACACCGTGAGAACACAGGAGATCGAAGGAGTTGTTGTGACTGCCCTTGGGATTAAAAGAGAGAAGAAATCATTAGGATATGCTTCTCAGGAGATAAAAGCTAGCGCACTCTCCGATGGTACTACCAATACCGGTAACATTGCAGCACAATTATCAGGAAAAGTTGCAGGTCTTAATGTTACTACTACCAACAATTTTGGAGGTTCATCCAACTTATTAATAAGAGGTATTAAATCACTTTCAGGTGGGAATCCTTTAATTGTTATTGATGGATCTCCGGTAAACAATGCGTATACTCAGGAAAAAAATGTTGACTATGGTAATGCCTTGTCTGATATTAATCAGGAAGACATTGAATCTATTAACGTTCTAAAAGGAGCTGCAGCATCGGCTCTGTATGGTGAACGGGGATTAAATGGGGTTATTGTGATTACCACTAAAAATGGAAAAGGAAAAGATGACGGATCCTGGGGAGTAACCCTTTCTTCCTCCATGCAGGTAGGGTTTGTCGATAAATCTACCTTTCCGGAGTATCAGACAAGATATGGTGCAGGTTATAAGCAAGAATTTGGATCGCAAGCAAGTAACGGGCTTAATAATGCGAATTTTGGTGCAGATGCATCTTGGGGTCCTAAATTTGATCCTAACATGATGGTGTATCAGTGGGATTCTTTTGATCCGACTTCACCTAATTATAAAAAAGCAACCCCTTGGGTAGCTGCTAAAAATGGGCCGATTAAATTTTTTGAAAATCCTACTACTTATACCAATAGTGTAACTTTAGAAAAAGGACAAAAGGGAAAAAATATTAGTTTTACGTATGAAAATATGATGTCAGATGGTCTGATACCTAATTCTCATCTCAATAGAAATAACTTCTCTTTAAAAGTTAATTATGATCTGACCCCTAAATTACACTCTTCTTTTTATTCTACGATGACTTTGCAGGATACAAAAGGGAGAAGTATTACCGGATATTCTAACAATCAAGCGACAGGATTCAGACAGTGGTGGCAAACCAATGTGGATGTTAAAGATTTGCAGAGAGCTTATTTTGCCAATGTTGACCCTTCTGTTGCCAGTGCAGCTAATAACTATGGGAATGTGGTGTGGAATAGAAAATCTGCTGCTAATGGGGCTCCTGCATACTGGAATAATCCTTACTTTCAGGCGTACCAGAATTATACTTCAGATAAGAGATATAGAAATTTCACGTATGGGCAGCTTACCTATGATCTGCTAGATAATATTTCTGTTACAGGAAAAGTTTCTTACGATAGGTCTAATCTTATGGTTGATAATAGATTGGCTGTTGGATCTCTTCCACAGGCTTTTGGACAATCAAATAACTCCGTTACTTCCGGTTATGCAAGACGTGATGTATTGTCTACTGAAACCAATTATGATTTAATGGTAAATTATAAGTTTGATATTACTGATAATATTAATGTTTCCGGAGTTGTAGGAGGGAATATACGTAGAAATTATTTTAATTCTGTTTATGCTTCAACAGAGGGTGGGTTAGTAGTTGCAGGAATTTATGCCTTATCTAATTCTAAAAAATCACCTTTAGCATCAGATGAAATTGAGTGGACAAGACAATCCAATTCAGGATATGTTACTGCTTCATTTGATTTCTTTAAGAAATTTTATATAGACGGAACATGGAGGGTTGATCAAAGCTCGACCTTACCAGAAGGTAATAATGCATATAATTATCCTTCTGTAACAGGATCGGTAATTATGTCAGAAATAATCAATACTAAAAATTGGATGAATTTCTGGAAATTAAGAGCGAACTATGCTGAAGTAGGGGGTACGGCAGACTCTTATCAATTAGTGAATAATTACAGATCAGCTGGAATTTTATCAGGTACTGGGATCTATAACTCAATTTTAAGCCAGCCTAATCCTGACTTAAAACCTCAAAGATCTAAAGAATTTGAAATAGGAACTGAAGCTCATTTCTTAAAAGATAGAATAACGCTTGATGTTGCCTACTATAAAACAAGAACGATTAATCAGATTATTTCACTTCCTGTTTCTTCTGGTACCGGATATACTAGTAAAGTTGTTAATGCTGGTAGGATTGATAATAAAGGGATTGAAGTACAATTGGGGTTAGTGCCAATAAAAACGAAAGATTTTTCATGGAATATCGATGCTAACTGGTCTAAGAACCAGAATGAAGTTGTTGCCCTTTATCCAGGGATTACGAACTACTTAATCAATAGCTTCCAGGGAGGTGTTTCTTTGAATGCAAGAGTAGGAGAAGCTTGGGGAACTTTAGTTGGGGCTGATTATACCTATTTAAATGGACAAAAGGTTATTGACCCAAAAACAGGTAGATATTTACAGAATGGTAACCAGGTTATTGGTAATACAACACCAGACTGGATTGGAGGTATCAGAAATAGTATCAATTATAAAGGGTTCTCTTTAAGTTTCTTGATTGATATCCGTAAAGGAGGAGATATATTCTCTACTGATATGTATTATGGGCTATCTTCAGGGTTATATAAAGAGACGGCTATCGGAGATTACAGAGATAAAAATGTAATCCTTCCTGGAGTTCTTCCAAATGGTACTCCAAATAATATTGAATTATCACAACTTGATAATTCAAGTTCTTATGGCTATAAAACACAGCCGGCTAGCGAATTTGTCTATGATGGTTCTTTTGTTAAGTTAAGAGAAGCAAGTATTGGGTATATGCTGCCTAAATCTTTGTTAGCAGGAACTAAAATTTATGATGCTAAAATTTCGATTGTAGGAAGAAACTTATGGATCATTCATAAAAATTTACCGTATGCTGATCCTGAAGCAATGGTGGGCGGAGG from Chryseobacterium piperi encodes:
- a CDS encoding SusD/RagB family nutrient-binding outer membrane lipoprotein, with the translated sequence MNKIKYIISSLIVTISLTSCNNYLDINENPNDIHAENITPELLFPGAVAQSYRAQAGDMMQFGNLMMNSWAGDVYHYGGLYPNEFSLSAVNSQFYDGIWDNIYQNVNNFVVIEKYPNANHVQDKYVAMAKIMKAFYMQYIVDLYGNAPYSEAFKGQANLAPKYDKDIDIYKSLISNLDEAVALINANDADAANPGAKDIIFAGDMSKWKAFAYTVKLRFLLRMSKVTGELATYRDAQLASLSMATSSGAELLTVDVIENPGYSTANNDKLNPVAFNYFYNSTPTEVTNHIVLTSSEHLAIALNGNVENSSVAEYQKFNGVTDPRGPRLFTRVNYNGSLRVKGVRQGATSGQPGAPTDNQSVSKLFGGIFGATSGSAGATLTAANAKGGVVMSLAETKLLLAEASLKYPSLFTGGQASFNAAITASCAWMNIPQTSANPAALTIDRYISEISGKAGLGWTGTDMQKMEAIMTQKWLALTNVNPTEMYIEYNRTNLPYNPVAVNAVKPRRPYRLVYPNSEFATNSANVPNIASDVVFTKNQYTPFWNQN
- a CDS encoding SusC/RagA family TonB-linked outer membrane protein, whose protein sequence is MKKLTASVLILVLSSSLAVANAQQKKSDTVRTQEIEGVVVTALGIKREKKSLGYASQEIKASALSDGTTNTGNIAAQLSGKVAGLNVTTTNNFGGSSNLLIRGIKSLSGGNPLIVIDGSPVNNAYTQEKNVDYGNALSDINQEDIESINVLKGAAASALYGERGLNGVIVITTKNGKGKDDGSWGVTLSSSMQVGFVDKSTFPEYQTRYGAGYKQEFGSQASNGLNNANFGADASWGPKFDPNMMVYQWDSFDPTSPNYKKATPWVAAKNGPIKFFENPTTYTNSVTLEKGQKGKNISFTYENMMSDGLIPNSHLNRNNFSLKVNYDLTPKLHSSFYSTMTLQDTKGRSITGYSNNQATGFRQWWQTNVDVKDLQRAYFANVDPSVASAANNYGNVVWNRKSAANGAPAYWNNPYFQAYQNYTSDKRYRNFTYGQLTYDLLDNISVTGKVSYDRSNLMVDNRLAVGSLPQAFGQSNNSVTSGYARRDVLSTETNYDLMVNYKFDITDNINVSGVVGGNIRRNYFNSVYASTEGGLVVAGIYALSNSKKSPLASDEIEWTRQSNSGYVTASFDFFKKFYIDGTWRVDQSSTLPEGNNAYNYPSVTGSVIMSEIINTKNWMNFWKLRANYAEVGGTADSYQLVNNYRSAGILSGTGIYNSILSQPNPDLKPQRSKEFEIGTEAHFLKDRITLDVAYYKTRTINQIISLPVSSGTGYTSKVVNAGRIDNKGIEVQLGLVPIKTKDFSWNIDANWSKNQNEVVALYPGITNYLINSFQGGVSLNARVGEAWGTLVGADYTYLNGQKVIDPKTGRYLQNGNQVIGNTTPDWIGGIRNSINYKGFSLSFLIDIRKGGDIFSTDMYYGLSSGLYKETAIGDYRDKNVILPGVLPNGTPNNIELSQLDNSSSYGYKTQPASEFVYDGSFVKLREASIGYMLPKSLLAGTKIYDAKISIVGRNLWIIHKNLPYADPEAMVGGGLNSYGWSIGSLPTTRDIGVNVTFKF